A window of the Artemia franciscana chromosome 21, ASM3288406v1, whole genome shotgun sequence genome harbors these coding sequences:
- the LOC136040998 gene encoding phosphatidylserine synthase-like, whose translation MGWYEMCPLHILNNISTGLPKWAVYVTSPCHLENGVCLSVLYLLSLCFILFQSYSTVRNILEWLDPELEGFRIDMDKEYGVNCSDINLSKLWGHMDVFAFSHFFGWLMKALIVRHYGILWTISVMWEITEVMILKKGTEHL comes from the exons ATGGGCTGGTATGAAATGTGTCCTCTTCATATTCTTAATAATATCAGCACTGGCCTTCCCAAATGGGCCGTTTACGTGACCTCACCCTGTCATTTGGAGAATGGTGTTTGCTTAAGTGTTCTCTATCTCCTATCTTTGTGCTTCATTCTATTCCAAAGTTATTCCACTGTCAGAAATATACTTGAGTGGCTTGATCCAGAATTGGAAGGATTCAGGATAGATATGGACAAg GAATATGGAGTCAATTGTTCTGACATTAATCTATCTAAGCTTTGGGGCCACATGGACGTTTTTGCATTTTCGCATTTCTTTGGATGGCTTATGAAGGCGCTTATAGTCCGTCATTATGGAATACTATGGACTATTAGTGTAATGTGGGAAATCACAGAA